From Scleropages formosus chromosome 1, fSclFor1.1, whole genome shotgun sequence, a single genomic window includes:
- the LOC108934000 gene encoding heat shock factor-binding protein 1-like has product MSETDPKSVQDLTAVVQTLLQQMQDKFQTMSDQIIGRIDEMSTRIDDLEKNIADLMTQAGVEEVEGESKTHEGQESQ; this is encoded by the exons ATGTCAGAAACGGATCCGAAGTCGGTGCAAGATCTCACGGCGGTG GTGCAGACACTGCTCCAGCAGATGCAGGACAAGTTCCAGACGATGTCAGACCAGATCATCGGTAGGA TTGATGAGATGAGCACCCGGATTGATGACCTTGAGAAGAACATCGCAGACCTGATGACCCAAGCTGGGgtagaggaggtggagggagaGAGCAAGACACATGAGGGGCAGGAGTCACAGTGA